GCAGCCCTTGAACGGCTCAGTTGAGGGCAGGGACGTGCTGTGTGCATGAGAGCGCCCGCCAGCCCCACAGAGCTCAGGCTCCTAGAGGAGAGGGGACCATGGCCCAAGAGATGGGGGGCTGCCACCTGGACctctgcaggggtggggcaggagagtgCTGGCCCAGGAGCTCCCGTGATCATCTCAGAGGGTCATCTCGGAAGGACGGCTCCTGGgggcagcaggggctgggggcgaGAGGGCAGCTGGGGGACCCAGGCCCTCCCCAGAGCAGCAGGAGAAGACTTGGCGGGGAGAAGAACGGCCCGGCTGCGTGCGGACggtcagagcagcaggcaggggcccCTGCAGCCCTGCGGCCCCAGGGCAGGAAGGTCTCCAGCAGTGGCTCTCAGAAAAGCTGGGCAGGAGGTGGTCATCCCCATTAGTGCCCCCAGGCACACCTGTGTCTGGGAAGGCCTTTGTGGGGTGGGTGTGAGGGGGCTGCTGCTGGAGCCTCCTTCGAGGCCGCGGAGCAGGCAGCTGATAAAATCTAATTGCCCCATCGATCGGCTGGAGCCACGGGAGCCCCACAGTGATTGAGACATTCTGAGCCAGCaggccctccccctgctgcccGCACACAGGGAGACCTCGCAGCACACGGGCACGCGTGCCCTGCTCCCTGCCGGGGCCGTGTGCTCGGGGCCGTGGTGTGGCCCAGGCACCCAGCGCACTCTCTGTCTGGGTGTCCCCCTCTCCTTTATGCTGCAGTGCAGGGCAGGCGCGCCAGGGGTCACGCGCGCTGTGCGTGAACGGTCACATGTGTGTACTGTGTCTCCTTGGGGCTGCCGTCCCCCACTGGCTTCCACTTGTTCCTGTCGGCCCTTGGGTGGGGACATTTGTCGGCTGTCCCCTCCTCTTGCTTCCCCAGGAGCCACCTGTCAGTTCCTGTTCCCACAGGAACGGACCCTGGATGGGAAGGGTCATGCAGGACTGGGAGGGGCTCCCCCTGGGTCCATGCTGCCGTCTTAGGACTGTGCGTCTGTGTCTGTGAGTGAGTGTGGCCCTTATCAAGGACTAGGGAAGCCCCAGATTACCCTGGCAGCACCTCACTGCGGCCACGGGGCTGGGTCTCACTGGGGGTCTTCCTTCTACCTCCTCTCCCAGACAGAGAGgggcccaccccccaccatccaCCCCTACCCCGCAGCAAGGCAAGGGGGAGTTTCCACTGTGGAAGAAGGGAATGGGACTCCGGGAAGTGAGAGTGCTGGATCGGGTGTGTGCAGGAAGGGGCCTGGGCAGCAGGTGTGGACCCAGCCCCAGTCCCCCTCCAGAGCCCCCACCAGTGGGATGGTGTGGCTCTCCTACCAGCTGGGCCCCGATGCCCCCAAGCTGTTGGGGGCCAGCTGTGGCTTCCTCAAGGGGCCCTTATGCTGGGTGTGTGGCTCCCTGTCCTGCCAGGTCACTGAGGTAGGAGCCCTTCCACCAAGCAGTAAGGCCCTCGTCCCTCTCGGGGCAAGGCCTGGGCTTGGGCTGCCGAGGTGGCCGAGATCGATAAGTTATTAGCACCATTCTGTCAGCTGGAAAGTGGGGATTGATTAGCCTCTCGCTGCTGCCGCACTTCCCCGGCCTGATAAAAATGACAGATTAAGGGAATAAGAGAAAGGAATTAGGCTCTGGGAATTAGGCTCTGGGAAGCCTGCCTTGCTGAGGTGTCACGGCAGGCCTGGTTCACAGCGGGGGTAGccctcacccccccacacccaggcAGCCTCCTCAGGTTGGAGAGGGGGCGAGACCACGGGCTCAAGCCCGGAGGCCAGCACTGTGGAGGACCCCGGAGACCAGGACATCTGCTGGGCTGTTCATCAGACACCCCATCCCAGGCCTTGAGCTCAGGAAGGAGGGATCGGGGGCTGGGCTGGAGAGGGGCTGATTTGGGGAGACAGATGAATATAATTTGGAGGGTGGACATGGGAgagttgcccccccccccaactactGTGGCCCGGCTGTATACAAGATGAGACTCTTCTTGTGCCCTCAAGTGCTCACAGCCCAGCAGGCAGGCGGGCAGGTGTGCTGGCTTGAGGCCAGAGTGCTGGCTCGTGCCTTCCGAGGCGGGGAGGCGTGTGACCGAGGTGAAGGTGCCCAGGAGTGGGTGTGGCAGGTGTGCCTGATCTTGGGGGCCTGCCTAGCAACCTCCCTGAGTGGACAGAGGCTGGGGTCCTCACCCCTGGGAGGGAAGGTGATTTCCAGGCTAAACCAAACCTTCGGCTCCTCTTTGGCAGAACGATCAGGAGGGCCTGAGAGTTTGCACAGGAGACCAGTCTGGCTGGGCAGGGGCAACAGGGTGCCTGTGGACTCCGGAGTTGCCGCCTGACTCGACTGCCACAGACCCTtcatcacatacatacatatcccAAAATCCAGGATCAGAACCGTCCCTTGACCTATCCAAACCCTGGCAGCATGTCCTTTGGCTGAAGGCCTGGGACCCTGGACTGGAAAAGGCTTTGACTTGCCCGGGACCCAAGGGCATGGCACCTGGGCCATGATGGGTTAGATTCTGGGCTGAGCTGGGGCTGGCTGGGGCTGAGACCTGGACTGGGTCCCTCTCGGCCCCTGGACCGCCCAGCCTTCCATCCCCTCCAAGCCTGGAGACGCGTGAGGGGACTCACTCTATCCTCCCCAACAGGTGACCTGTCGGGCAAGAGGCTAGGCCGCTCCCCCCACAGCAGCGGCGACTGCCCATTGGAGAAGAAGGCGCGGAGCAAGTCACCCCAAGGTGGGAGCTCAACTTGGaggcgggggagtgggggggcggACAGGCCACGGAGGAGAGAGGGGTGACTCAGACCCCGTGCGGGGCGGAAGTGGCCCGGCAGCAGGTTCTAAGAGGGGAGGTCTTGCCTTTTGTGCAGAAGCACCTGAAGGAGAACCCCTCACCTTCTCCCCAACAGAGACTCTGTTGCTGCCAGAAGCAGGACCCAGCATGGCCCCTGAGGACCACTACCGCAGGCTTATGTCGGCCCTGAGTGGAGCCGGCACCCTCGAGGACCCCCAGCGTCTCTACCACCTGGGCCTCCCCAGCCACGGTACGTGCCCCCACCCTACAGCACCATCCCTTACCCTGTCTGCCAGTGCGTGCTGGGCTCCGGCCATCCCTGGAGGCCTCTGCTCAGCCTGGCGAGAGGCCCTGGGGTCTGGGGCTGCTGACGCCGAGACCGGGTCTGGATGCGGATCTGTCGGCCCCTCAGCCCCCATTAGCCCCTTGTGGGTGAGCACTGAGGGGagactctcctcctccctccgccTAGCACCCACTTGTTTGAGAAGATCTGGGGGACCCCCCAGCTGCATACCCCTGCAGCCCACCCGCCATCTCCCACAGGCTCCACAGCAGGGCCGGCCCTCCGTGTGACATGCCAGCACAGTCACCCACAtccacagatgaggagactgagtctGGGATGAGCCCCCGTGAGAGTGGAAGGTGGGGACCGAGCCAGGCCCGCCCCCCTCTCCAGTGCTCACAGCTCCTCCTCGGGCCCGGGTCTGTGTGCTGCAGCGGCCCTCGGGGTAGCGCATGAGAGTGTGTGGGACACCTCACCTGGGGACAGCCTGGGCCTCTGTGTGGAAGGCGCCAGGAAGAGGCAGTGGGGCTAGGACATCCAGAAGGCAGGATGGGGAGCGGCTAGGCTGTGGCCAGCAGGATGTAGCTGGCTGGTGCTCAGCagaggccccggggtggggggcgcagtccctgccccctcccagctccccaccctgTGCTCGCtctgtccttcctgcctctcaCCGACACACCTCACCACCCACCATCCGACACCCTGACCAGCTGCACCCTAGCCTGCAGACCCCAGCCCACGGTGCTGCCCCCAACTTGGCTTTTCTGGCTGGAGGTGGGTGAGGAGTGCTGGGAAAGGGGGCAGGATTTCTTCTCCTTACACAAGGCACTGTCCCCCAGGGCAGTCAGGCACCGAGAGCCTGAATAATTCACcaaatgttaataatttaaaaatcttcctttttaattgctttccctgccctgcctggggCCCGCTCGGCTGGCCTgcgcgggggagggggcgccggCCACCGGGGAGCAGCGCCGGGAGCCGGGCTGTCAATCACGGCCCtgcgccgccgcccccgcccgcggAGCCGACTGTAAATAACCGAGGCCGCCGGGCGGGCGCGGGGGCGAGGGGCCCCGCTGGGATCGATGCAGGCGGCCGCGCCGGCTGGGCTCTGCGGGCTGGCACCCGGCCCGGGCAGGACCCACCTCCGCTTTTCGGGTAATTAATTTATAAACAGGCGGCGGCGGTGTCGGCGGAGCCTGcacagattggggggggggggctgcggggcgggggggactcGGAGGCCCGGCCCTGAGCTGCACGGGGGACCCGGATGGGGAGCAGAGTGCTAGGCGCCTGGAGCGTGCACTGCGTGTGACCCAGAAGGGGGTGGCGGGGCACTGTCAGTACAGGTTGGAAACCCCTTCCCCAGGGGGCGAGCCTGCGCCCCAGTCTTGGGTTTCTGCACAACCCCGTCCCTCAGGGCTCCTGCAGCCTTGCTGGCCTAACCTCTGAGCTCCTGTCCGTATGGACATTCAGGCGCCACGGACCCCCTGCCGTCGGAGCCTTTCCCCCGTCCCACTGCACTCTGGTTATGGAAATCCCCAAATCCCTTTCCAGCCTTACCTGCGCCACGCCCGGTACAGGCGGGTGcgtcccaacccccatccccaacACCACACAAAGCTAGTCGCGCTGTAAGGGTTTGGGTCCCCAGTCCCGTGGCCTTCGGTTCATCTTTCTGCTCCCATGACCGACCGACAAGGGCGCTGTAAGAGTGTGCTCTCGTTGGCTTCTGGTCTCCTTGGTGTCCTTCGCGCGACAGGACTGGGTTGTCAGAGACCTGGGGTAGCCTGGCCTCTGGGTCACcactgacccccctcccccactcccagatCTCCTCAGAGTCCGGCAGGAGGTGGGAGCAGCAGCTGTGAGGAGCCCCAGTGGCCTGGAAGTCCACCTGCCCTCACCCACGGCAGGTCAGCGTCGAAAGCAGGGCCTGGCTCAGCACCGAGAGGGCACCGTGCCAGCGGGCACCCCCTCCTTCTCAGAGAGGTACTGGGGTGCCCACATCAGAGAGGCCCCCATCTTCTGTTTGCTAGTTTCTTGGACACAAAACGGGCAGGCCTTTCAGAAACCTCGTACCTGGTTTCTGCAGGTCACGTCCACGGCCTGCCCCTCCTTACCTTGTCACCTGCCTTCAGTCGTGCATTCTCTTCTCCCCCATCGCGGCCACACGCTGCCGGGGTTAGAGTGCGCCAGGTATGGGGCTGGCACTAGGTTCATGGCCTGCAGAAAGGTCCTGACACCCACAGAGCTGGTCAGAGGCCCAGAACACTCCTGGAGTAGAATGTGGGGGGGTGATTGCCCCTCTGGGCAGGGTGTTAAGGGTGACTGCCCTTTCTGTGGAGCAGCAGTGGGCCTCACGgaatccaggtgccccagagacaGGCTGAGGGCTTTGCTCCCCCAACAGGCAGGTGAGAGGCTGGCGACAGACTGGGTTCCTGGAGAGCGCGGTGCGGAGGGGGCAGAAGAGGGGAGCAGGGCGAGGTCTGGAAACCCTGAAGTCGGAGAGCTGGGacagggaacacacacacacaccccaaccgcGCGCGCGGGCGCCCCGCTGGTCCACCTGCAGAGGCCAAGGGGGGAGCGAGTCACGGGGCGTAATGGGTCGGGCAGCTCCCCCCGGTCTCCTGTCGGGCGCCAGGGTACGCCCCCCCCAGCAACGCTGCCCCCTCCGCCCTCCTCCCCCCCCAACGCTATTTGCAGCTAAttgcgcccccaccccccagccgcACCGGGTCCACCGCAGGCGCGGAGGCGGGGACCCGGCGCGCCCCGCGCGGTAATTACCGCTGCAGTCGCCGCCGCCCGCCGGGTCCGCGCCTCCGCGCCGCCGCGGAGATTAATTGGCGCCGccagccgggggcgggggcgggcacGACCCGGAGTCGTAACGAGCAGCCGCATCGACCGCCCGCGGGGCCGGCAATTAGTAGAGGCagaggcggcgggggcggcgggggcggcgggggcggcgggggcggcgggggcggcggcgcggggcaGTTCCGGGAACGGAGGGGGCTCGCGGGGACCAGGCCGGGGCCTGCGGCGCGCGCTGCTTACCGCCCTGTCGTCCACAGGGAGCTGTCGCAGCCGCCCCCCTTGCTGTCGCCCCAGAATGCCCCGCACATCACCCTGGGCCCCCACCTCAGGCCCCCCTTTCTGGGGGTGCCCTCGGCCCTTTGCCAGACCCCAGGTGAGGAGTGGGCGGGGTGTGCCAGCTCTTTGTGTCCTAAGGGGCCGGTGAGGGAACCTGCCCCGAGGCCGTCGGAATGGGCGGTGACCAGCCCCGTGTCCCCGAGCGCGCCCCCATCCCCGCCCTGCCGAAGCCAAGGGCGGACCAGGTGGGCTTGGGCGGCCCTAGACCACTCGGCCACCTGGCCTCGTGGTCTGTCCCCCTCCCACCAGGTTACGGGTTCCTGCCCCCTGCCCAGGCGGAGATGCTCGCCCGGCAGCAGGAGCTCCTGCGGAAGCAGAACCTGGCCCGGTAAGTGCGGGGGCGGCCGGTGAGGCGAAGGCGGAGCGGCCGAGCTGCGTGACTCACGCGACTGTCCGCTCCCCTCGGTCCAGGCTGGAGATGTCCGCAGAGCTGCTGCGTCAGAAGGAGCTGGAGAGCGCGCACCGGCCGCAGCTGCTGGCACCCGAAGCCGCCCTGCGCCCGTCCGAGGGCGCGGAGGAGCTGCAGCGGCGCGGGGCCATGCTGGTGCTGAGACACAGCTCCGCGCCGCTGCTGGCCCTGCCCCCCCAGGGGCCCCCGGGCCCCGGCCCGCCCACCCCTCCCCGGGAGCCTGTCCGCCGCGCCCCTCGGAAGGGGGGCCCCAGCCCGGCCTCAGCCCACTCCAGTGAGTCCAAGGAGACCACCggggctgggctctgggcacAAGATGGCTCTGAAGACGAGCCCCCCAAGGATTCAGAAGGAGAGGACCCTGAGATGTTGGCTGCTGGGGGCCAAGCCTCAACCGGAGGGGCCAGCCCTGAGGGGAAGGGGCTTCTCTCAGGGTCcatgctgccccctcccctgcccctgggctTACCCTATGCCGTCAGCCCCTACTTCCACACAGGTGGGCACCCCGCCTCCGGGCCTTAGATCCCTCCATGGGGTGGAAGAAAGTTAGTCCCCACCAGCACCTGGGTCTTAGGCAGGGCGTCCAtggggaagggggggaaaaagtCCCTGTTAGTCATCAATCCGACATCCCTGAACAATCTGGGCCAAGCTCAATAGACCTgagtgggagaagagagagcTGGCCACGGTCCTAGTAATACCAACCCCCAACCCAGGCACCATGGGGGGACTCTTCATGGATGGGGAGGAGGCCACAGCCCCCGAGGACCTCAGCAAGTGGACAGTGGACGATGTCTGCAGCTTtgtggggggcctggctggctgtgGAGAGTACGCACCGGTGAGGGCGGGAGAGGCCGCACACCTGCTCAGTCCTCATTCCCCacgcccctcccaccccaaagcTCCCCTCCTCAAAAACCACGTGTGGGGAGGGGAATGGGTGCGGTTGCatgggctccccaccccccaccccccaccccatcggTGCTTCTGCCTCCAGCACAGCAAACTATACCAGCAGCTTCTCTCTGGAGAGCCATGAGGCAACCCCAGGCACTTGGCCCTTGGTGGCCTGGAGGGACCCAACAGGGTGGGCAGGAACTGGTCCCAGCACTCAGGCCCtgacatcccccccaccccaggtatTCAGAGAACAGGGGATCGACGGGGAGACCCTGCCCCTGCTGACCGAGGAACACCTCCTGACCACCATGGGGCTGAAGCTAGGGCCTGCTCTCAAGATCCGGGCCCAGGTGAgtgcctgtgggggagggggagctgtaGTCTCCAGACAAGGGCCCTGCAGCACTGAGGCTCTTTGTGGCTCAAGCCAGCGGTCCAGAAGTCCCCCACCCAGGCCCGTCTCTCCACAGGTGGCCAAGCGCCTAGGCCGAGTCTTCTACATGGCCAGCTTCCCTGTGGCTTTGCCGCTGCAGCCACCAATGCTGCGGGCCCCGGAGCGGGAGCTCACCTCCGGGGAACAGCCCCTGTCCCCCACAATGGTCCCCTCCCCCTATGTGGGGGGGCATCCCCCTGCTGGCCGAGCCTCTCCCAAGCAAGAGAACGGAACTGTGGCTCTGTTCCCAGGGCCTGCAGAGCCCCCCCAGCCTCTGTGCTGAACTGGTGGGTGAGCGCCCCTGCCCCCTAACCCTCCAGTGCCAGCAGCTCTGATGCAAAAGACCCACCccacagctttctttctttttgatttggATGCAAAAACacgaaaaaattttttaaaggaaaatgtgagTTAAGAGGAAAAGAGTTTCCAAAACTTTCTGGGGGTGGCCACAGAGCCAGGTGCAGACAAGCCTGGGGACCCACACCTGAGCCCAAGCACAGGGACTCCATATCCCGGGTACCTGCGGACAGACCAAAGAATGACGAAGAACACAGAGGCGGCCCATCATGCCACGTGCCCGCCAGCTCTGTGTGGAACTGGGACGGCTCCTGGCACGCCTCTCAGCAGCCTGCCATTGGGGCAGAGGTCGGGCAGAGCGCCGCCCCAGATCAGCTCCTCGCACGGTCTTGATGCCTCTGACCCAGCACTGTGGGGGCGCAGCGGCAGACACGGGCTCCACAGCCACCACTGCAGGGGCCGCACAGGGTTCAGTACTTTCCGGTCTTCCAAGTTGGAAAGATAAAGCCCTGCGCGCCATCGattgcccttccccccaccgcaGCGTGGGCCCTGACCGCCAGGCTCAGGGCCAGCCAAGAAGCTCTGTGCCCGACtgcccgctgagtggggagccgtGCGCCGCAGTCCCTGCAGGTCCCCAGGCTGGCAGCCCTCAGTCCTCCTCGGAGAGCTGGAGGTCTTGCAACTCGTCCTCCGGCCCCTGGGCCAGCCGCCGCAGTTCCCGGAGGCCCAGGCCCGCCTGTGTGTCCCGGCCTCCATCTGCAGGGAGAGACCAAGGCTACATAAATCCCACTTTATCAGGGAGAAGCCAGCCTTGGAGATTACTCATCACTAATTAATCACAGCCCTAATTAATTTACTGGTGCCACCGTTACTGGCTGCCAGAACCAGCGGGAACCGAGCAGCTGGCCTGGTATCCCCAAGGAGGGTGTGGGCCCAGCTTAGAGCTGCCCTCCCAGCTGACTGCCCTGCCTACCCGCCCCGCCACACCCCTGACACCCTCGGGCTTCCAACAGGCAGGCTCAATGGGCCACGCACCACCCCTCACGCCCAGGAACCACGTACCTTTTGAATTGCCAGCCGCTTCTTGGCTGCTAtagctgccctcctcctcctcttcctcctcctcctcctcctcctcttcctcctcctcctctaccctCTGCCGAGCTCCTGgggacccaggcatccctggggacCGAGAAGAAAAGCCCATGGGAGAGGGCCCGCCCGCAGGTGCTCACTGGGGGCCGTTaggggaggaggctgggccaGGCTCACagccccacacccacccaccttTCACTCAGGCCCCTTTGGGCAGGTAGAGAGGATTCCCAAGTGCCCAGAGTGAGAGCGAGGGACCAAGGTCTGGGAGCACGTGTTCCaatgccaggaagccctcccccaAAGCAGAGCAGCAGAAGGGCCGCAGTGGACAGGAGCGGTCAGGTGGAAGCCGGCACCCTCTTCTGGGTCCATGAGGCAGCTAAGAAAGCCTTCCAGGCCCACCGTCTCCCTCCCCACAAGGAGCTCGGGCCCCTACCTGTCTCTGAGAAGTCCATGGCACTGTCTTCCCCATCACTGTCCAGGTCAAAGAGATCCTTAAATTCCACTCGGTCTTCATGCTTCCTGTCTCCCACCTTCCGCCGCTTTATCTCTGGCAAGTTCAGATCTTCCAGCTGCAGGACCCAGAGCCAGAGCAGGAGGCGAGGGTCGTCGTCAGGAGGCTCTGAGAGCCCACCCCAGCCCAGTCCCCAACCTGCCCTGCTTCAGCCCCAGGAACCCCTGCATCTCAAGGCTTAGCCCTGGCCATGGCTAGGCCACAGCATGCGGCACGTGGCAGGAATCCGGACCTCGGTTCCTGTCTCCCCGCCCGACCCCAGTGTCCCgttccctcccccattccccctCAAGCTCTGCCTCCCAACCGGTCCCCAAACCGGTCCCCCACGCAGAGACTCTGGCCCCTTTTTCTAGCCAGCTCTTGGTCCACATCACGGGACAGGACTCCGGGACAGCCGTCCTGCCAGGCAGGAGAGGAGGCCCCAACCACACGGTGGCCACAAGGTGCCATCAAAGGTTCAGACACACCCACGGGCTGGAGGCCCAGCTGCAGCCCCTCGCCTTTCTGCCTCCAAATCTTCAACCATCCATCTCAGACATGACAGCAGAGCCACAGTGACCGCACAGGGACAGACAGTCACAGGCATGCCCCTCAGCATGAAGCCGTCCCCTCGAGTCCCACCATCCCACACCCACTGGCCAGGCCCAGACTCCGAGGCACCGCCCCGCCTGTGgctccctgcctccacctctgGTGCCGAGGCCAGTCCAGCCACTCCCTCCCCCCGAATCCCCAGCCAGTTTGGCCTCCAGCCACCTCCTCCTGCAGGTCATGAGAGAAGCAGCCCCCCACCATCACCCAGCTCTGCAGGACATCTGCCCCCTCAGAGTTGCCCCAGAACAGGCTGCCGCTGGAACACAGGCCCCCACCCATCCTGCTGACATCGTCCCTGGGACTGTCCCCTCCCACAAGCCCCCTTCCCCACTGTGGTGTCACAGCCAAGGAGCTGGATCCCGGTCTCAGAGCAACCCAGGGGCCATGCCCACATCCCCCTCCTTCACCCCCAGAAACGGCCCTGCAGACACACCCGCTCTTTGCCACTGATCTCCAGCTGGACCTCTCGCTCCCTCAGCTTCCGCCACTGGCTGTAGTACCTGGTGAGAGGGGTCCCCTCCTCTCGGGTCTGCTTCTCCCAGGCGTCCTGCGGGGAGAGGTTCGGGATCAGCCCACCCTCGGCAAACCTCcaaagcccagcccagccctgaccGGCGCCCTCAGGCAGTGCCGCCCGCCCCCTCCCGAACGCCCAACTGACCACTGCGTGCTGGTCAGCCACGGCGAAGGGGGCCCCCTGGCGGCGGCTGCAGATGTACTCTGCATTCTCCTGCACCTTCTCCAGCAGCTGGCGCAGCTGCCGGCAGTAGTTGGCCACCTTGCACTCCCGGAGGAAGGACTTCAGCTGCGGAGGGAAGAGGGGCTCAGTCAAGGTCCGGACACAGACCTGCTCTGCACCCCACAATCCGTCTGGGCCTCACGTGACCACAGGGAGGAGACGGGAGAGCAGGGACCGTGGGTTCAAGTGTCGCACAGCTCTGGCTATGGGGAGCCCTAGTGCACACACCTGGGGAGGGGACCCACGTCCACACCCACTCCcagatttggggtgggggggcgctgcACGGTCTCTGGTGCCTGGGCCTGTGGGGGCTGGAGAGCAGACGGCCCATCCCAGAGGCCAGGCAAAGGCACGGCAGCAGCAGTGGGGCAGCACAGGGCCACCCGCCAGGTCAGACCACCCCCGGCCGGTCTCTGTAAATACCGGTGCGCGTCCAACCTACTCACTCACGCGTTTCTGTGGGTTCTTGGAACAACGACTGGAAAACCTGAGCAGCTGGGAGAGAGCCCGTGACTGTGAAGGCTAGAACACTTACCAGCAGAGTCTGCAAAGCCCTGTTCCACACTGGGACCCCTGGGAcctggagcccagaaataaaggcTCAAAGACACAGCCAACCCTGTGTCTGGATGCGTCTCCGGCCAGCGCGGCTCTGGGGAGAGCAGCCCAGCCCAACTCGCCGAACAGGCCTCCGGCTGTTCAGGTTGCTTCCGGCCACCAGCACCAGACAGGGACAGGCAGTGCCACCTGGTCCTTTCCATGAGAGGCACCTGCCTCCATGAGATGGAAGACACCTGGCCTGAAAGCAGGCGGACCTGTGACAGAGGCTAGGCCTGGCTCCTGGCCCCGTGTGGCCGTGACAAGGACGCCTCTGTTCGCTCCGGGGATGGGGAGCCGAGCCCATCAAGCAGCTCCGTCTGCGACACGGGGGCAGGCCATCGagggctctgggaagggaaggtggACCCAGACGGTGGGTACACACCTGCAGGACTGCGGGCAGCGCCAGCTCAGGGAACGCGATGCTGTGGGCCTGGCCGTGCAGGTACTCCAGGATGAGGTCATACAGCTGCTCCACCAGGCCGTCCTGGGGcagcagggaagaaaggagaaggtcGGGGCTGGGGAGACAGGAGCTCTGCGCTCTTCCAGGGCAGTCGGATGTGTCCACTCAGTCTGCAGGGTGGAAACCGGAGGACGGGCCCCCACAGCCTCCCAGAAGCCACGCTCACACTCAGTGTGGCTAAGGCCAAGGAACACCATTCCCCTCCCATCCCAAGAGACCAGGAAGGTCCACACGAACTCCACACTCAGCTGACCCCTGCCACCCTATACACTGACCTCAGTGCCCTATGCCATCCGGCTGGGACCCCCACCCAAGGCATCTCTCCGTGCCCCTCCAAGGAGGCCAGCCTCACCCGATACGCCTTCTCCTGCAGGTTAACTTTGGACAGCTTCAGGATCACGGTGAAGTTGATGGGCTTGGAGCTCATGCGCCCTGGCCTCCTGTTAAAGTCCACCTGCTGGAGAACCTGTCCCAAGGCCACATCAGCCCGGCCTGCTCTGCCACATGCCCCACTGTGTCACACTCCAGCCATATCCTGGGTTACAGACCCAATGTGGAACCAGGGACGGGCAGCCACGTGCAGTG
This Neovison vison isolate M4711 chromosome 2, ASM_NN_V1, whole genome shotgun sequence DNA region includes the following protein-coding sequences:
- the SAMD11 gene encoding sterile alpha motif domain-containing protein 11 isoform X7, producing the protein MPAVKKELPGREDLALALATFHPTLAALPLPPLPGYLTPLPAAAALPPAASLPAATAGYEALLAPPLRSPRAYLSLHEAAAHLHLPRDPLALERFSSAAAAAPDFQPLLDNGEPCIEVECGANRALLYVRKLCQGSKGPSIRHRGEWLTPNEFQFVSGRETAKDWKRSIRHKGKSLKTLMSKGILQVHPPICDCPGCRISSPVANPQAPLPHLTPPDPNAIRCISLSVAERNTEGVPSGFTRNRGRLADKRTVALPTARVLKKELTPSFLPSDGDSDGSGPACGRRPGLKQEDTPHVRIMKRRVHTHWDVNISFRETSCSQDSDLPAFLSSVHRSRRLVMPEHQSRCEFQRAGVELGLGATGDLSGKRLGRSPHSSGDCPLEKKARSKSPQETLLLPEAGPSMAPEDHYRRLMSALSGAGTLEDPQRLYHLGLPSHDLLRVRQEVGAAAVRSPSGLEVHLPSPTAGQRRKQGLAQHREGTVPAGTPSFSERELSQPPPLLSPQNAPHITLGPHLRPPFLGVPSALCQTPGYGFLPPAQAEMLARQQELLRKQNLARLEMSAELLRQKELESAHRPQLLAPEAALRPSEGAEELQRRGAMLVLRHSSAPLLALPPQGPPGPGPPTPPREPVRRAPRKGGPSPASAHSSTMGGLFMDGEEATAPEDLSKWTVDDVCSFVGGLAGCGEYAPVFREQGIDGETLPLLTEEHLLTTMGLKLGPALKIRAQVAKRLGRVFYMASFPVALPLQPPMLRAPERELTSGEQPLSPTMVPSPYVGGHPPAGRASPKQENGTVALFPGPAEPPQPLC
- the SAMD11 gene encoding sterile alpha motif domain-containing protein 11 isoform X2, which produces MPAVKKELPGREDLALALATFHPTLAALPLPPLPGYLTPLPAAAALPPAASLPAATAGYEALLAPPLRSPRAYLSLHEAAAHLHLPRDPLALERFSSAAAAAPDFQPLLDNGEPCIEVECGANRALLYVRKLCQGSKGPSIRHRGEWLTPNEFQFVSGRETAKDWKRSIRHKGKSLKTLMSKGILQVHPPICDCPGCRISSPVNRGRLADKRTVALPTARVLKKELTPSFLPSDGDSDGSGPACGRRPGLKQEDTPHVRIMKRRVHTHWDVNISFRETSCSQDSDLPAFLSSVHRSRRLVMPEHQSRCEFQRAGVELGLGATGDLSGKRLGRSPHSSGDCPLEKKARSKSPQETLLLPEAGPSMAPEDHYRRLMSALSGAGTLEDPQRLYHLGLPSHDLLRVRQEVGAAAVRSPSGLEVHLPSPTAGQRRKQGLAQHREGTVPAGTPSFSERELSQPPPLLSPQNAPHITLGPHLRPPFLGVPSALCQTPGYGFLPPAQAEMLARQQELLRKQNLARLEMSAELLRQKELESAHRPQLLAPEAALRPSEGAEELQRRGAMLVLRHSSAPLLALPPQGPPGPGPPTPPREPVRRAPRKGGPSPASAHSSESKETTGAGLWAQDGSEDEPPKDSEGEDPEMLAAGGQASTGGASPEGKGLLSGSMLPPPLPLGLPYAVSPYFHTGTMGGLFMDGEEATAPEDLSKWTVDDVCSFVGGLAGCGEYAPVFREQGIDGETLPLLTEEHLLTTMGLKLGPALKIRAQVSACGGGGAVVSRQGPCSTEALCGSSQRSRSPPPRPVSPQVAKRLGRVFYMASFPVALPLQPPMLRAPERELTSGEQPLSPTMVPSPYVGGHPPAGRASPKQENGTVALFPGPAEPPQPLC
- the SAMD11 gene encoding sterile alpha motif domain-containing protein 11 isoform X5, translating into MPAVKKELPGREDLALALATFHPTLAALPLPPLPGYLTPLPAAAALPPAASLPAATAGYEALLAPPLRSPRAYLSLHEAAAHLHLPRDPLALERFSSAAAAAPDFQPLLDNGEPCIEVECGANRALLYVRKLCQGSKGPSIRHRGEWLTPNEFQFVSGRETAKDWKRSIRHKGKSLKTLMSKGILQVHPPICDCPGCRISSPVNRGRLADKRTVALPTARVLKKELTPSFLPSDGDSDGSGPACGRRPGLKQEDTPHVRIMKRRVHTHWDVNISFRETSCSQDSDLPAFLSSVHRSRRLVMPEHQSRCEFQRAGVELGLGATGDLSGKRLGRSPHSSGDCPLEKKARSKSPQETLLLPEAGPSMAPEDHYRRLMSALSGAGTLEDPQRLYHLGLPSHDLLRVRQEVGAAAVRSPSGLEVHLPSPTAGQRRKQGLAQHREGTVPAGTPSFSERELSQPPPLLSPQNAPHITLGPHLRPPFLGVPSALCQTPGYGFLPPAQAEMLARQQELLRKQNLARLEMSAELLRQKELESAHRPQLLAPEAALRPSEGAEELQRRGAMLVLRHSSAPLLALPPQGPPGPGPPTPPREPVRRAPRKGGPSPASAHSSESKETTGAGLWAQDGSEDEPPKDSEGEDPEMLAAGGQASTGGASPEGKGLLSGSMLPPPLPLGLPYAVSPYFHTGTMGGLFMDGEEATAPEDLSKWTVDDVCSFVGGLAGCGEYAPVFREQGIDGETLPLLTEEHLLTTMGLKLGPALKIRAQVAKRLGRVFYMASFPVALPLQPPMLRAPERELTSGEQPLSPTMVPSPYVGGHPPAGRASPKQENGTVALFPGPAEPPQPLC